One Microbacter margulisiae genomic window carries:
- a CDS encoding glycosyltransferase family 2 protein → MDVSVIIVNYNTKELVMPCIRSIVTYTCDIAYEIIVVDNHSEDDSLEAIRTEFPQVKLIENDTNVGFGAANNMGMKVASGTYLLLLNSDTLIQNNAIKLFYDFYTHYAEGNIGALGTILRDKNDNIVHSSGRYPSMWRTIHDVLSGYVERGYLIRKRGQEMYCYDASTPFYMVDYITGADLFVKASVMEQFNGFDPAFFMYFEDADLQYRMGKPSGGYQRIIMKEPKIVHLEGRSDERPDFSTARRMQHETSMFYYFRKHSKYWNYLLFRILYFVIRIPIVFDSRLHTKEKRVYLQFLQSRLKV, encoded by the coding sequence ATGGATGTCTCTGTAATTATAGTGAATTACAATACGAAAGAACTGGTTATGCCATGTATTCGTTCGATCGTGACATATACCTGCGATATAGCGTATGAGATTATTGTGGTAGATAATCACTCGGAGGATGATTCTTTAGAAGCTATAAGAACTGAATTTCCCCAGGTGAAGTTGATTGAAAACGATACGAATGTAGGGTTTGGTGCGGCAAATAATATGGGAATGAAGGTCGCAAGCGGGACTTATCTGTTGTTGCTGAATTCGGATACCCTGATCCAAAACAATGCCATCAAACTATTCTATGATTTTTATACGCATTATGCAGAGGGAAATATTGGTGCACTGGGAACTATTTTACGGGATAAAAATGACAATATTGTTCATTCTTCGGGAAGATATCCTTCCATGTGGAGAACGATTCATGACGTTTTGTCGGGTTATGTGGAACGAGGATATTTAATCCGGAAACGGGGGCAGGAGATGTACTGTTATGATGCTTCAACGCCATTTTACATGGTAGATTACATTACGGGTGCTGACCTGTTTGTAAAGGCATCGGTCATGGAGCAATTCAATGGTTTTGATCCTGCTTTTTTTATGTATTTTGAAGATGCTGATTTACAATACAGAATGGGCAAGCCAAGTGGCGGATACCAGAGAATTATTATGAAAGAGCCCAAAATAGTTCATTTAGAAGGCAGGAGCGATGAAAGACCGGATTTTTCAACTGCAAGGCGTATGCAGCATGAGACGAGTATGTTTTACTATTTTCGCAAGCATTCGAAATATTGGAACTACCTATTATTTCGTATTCTCTATTTTGTTATCAGAATACCGATTGTGTTTGATTCCCGGTTGCATACGAAGGAAAAACGAGTATATCTTCAATTTTTACAATCCCGGCTTAAGGTATGA
- a CDS encoding nucleotidyl transferase AbiEii/AbiGii toxin family protein translates to MIPIEQIRNYFPDQLRKNSIFDKHILKEYLQLMMLDYLSSTPYIRKIVFIGGTNLRLVKGIDRFSEGLDFDCTDLSQDEFIEMTNEIIRFLKRSGLRVETKDKDNPRLTAFRRNIYFPELLFALELSGHKEERFFVKVESQGQGVAYPPVITNIKGCGFFFPFPVPSDGVLCSMKIAAMLARSKGRDFYDVMFLLAQTKPDYSFLSKRCGVHNLQEFKQATAKLLETVDLKKKQKDFEHLLFNKTNSGKILRCGEFVDSLTE, encoded by the coding sequence ATGATACCCATTGAACAGATAAGAAATTATTTCCCGGATCAACTCCGTAAAAATTCGATTTTCGACAAACATATATTAAAAGAGTATTTACAGTTGATGATGCTGGATTACCTTTCTTCTACACCCTATATCCGGAAGATAGTTTTTATCGGTGGAACAAATCTCCGTTTAGTAAAAGGAATAGACCGATTCTCCGAAGGCCTGGACTTTGATTGCACAGATCTTTCGCAAGATGAATTTATTGAAATGACAAACGAAATAATCCGGTTTTTAAAACGTTCCGGATTACGGGTAGAAACAAAAGACAAAGACAATCCCAGACTGACAGCTTTTAGGCGTAATATCTATTTCCCGGAGCTGTTGTTTGCTTTGGAATTAAGCGGACATAAGGAAGAACGTTTTTTTGTAAAGGTCGAAAGCCAGGGTCAGGGAGTCGCTTATCCACCAGTGATCACGAATATCAAAGGCTGCGGATTCTTTTTCCCTTTCCCGGTTCCCTCCGACGGAGTATTGTGCAGCATGAAGATAGCTGCCATGTTAGCCCGTTCTAAAGGACGTGATTTTTATGACGTGATGTTTTTACTGGCGCAAACCAAACCAGACTATAGTTTTCTTTCAAAACGTTGTGGGGTGCACAATTTGCAAGAGTTCAAACAAGCAACAGCCAAACTACTGGAAACGGTTGATTTAAAAAAGAAGCAAAAAGATTTTGAGCATTTGCTATTCAATAAAACCAATAGCGGGAAGATTTTGAGGTGTGGAGAATTTGTAGATTCACTTACAGAGTAA
- a CDS encoding type IV toxin-antitoxin system AbiEi family antitoxin domain-containing protein: MTFLEFKDKMFDLACFSIYQIYAWQPDFDRNNLTRWSKKGYIIRLRQGYFAFSEYKNKPDYSLYFANRIYRPSYISLHTALAFYGMIPEAVVQITSVTSLKTTSFHNDFGEYAYHNVKENLIFGYELKPMKGTNAIPFATPEKALLDLLYLYPFYNNKQELKELRLDGSFLHDNLNKDLLADYCVRFQSKALDHRARLLFKTYHL; the protein is encoded by the coding sequence ATGACTTTTCTGGAATTCAAAGATAAAATGTTCGATTTAGCATGCTTCAGTATCTATCAGATATATGCATGGCAGCCTGATTTTGACCGCAATAATCTTACCCGGTGGTCTAAGAAGGGGTATATCATCCGATTAAGACAGGGATATTTTGCTTTTTCAGAATATAAGAACAAGCCGGATTATTCCCTTTATTTTGCCAACCGCATTTACCGACCCTCTTATATCAGCCTGCATACGGCATTGGCATTTTATGGAATGATTCCTGAGGCAGTAGTGCAAATCACGAGCGTAACGTCCCTAAAGACAACCTCATTTCATAATGACTTTGGAGAATACGCTTATCATAATGTCAAAGAAAACCTGATCTTTGGATACGAGTTAAAGCCAATGAAGGGAACTAACGCTATACCGTTTGCCACACCCGAAAAGGCATTGCTTGACTTACTGTACCTCTATCCGTTCTACAACAACAAACAGGAATTGAAAGAGTTACGCTTGGATGGGAGTTTCTTGCATGATAATTTAAATAAGGATTTACTGGCTGATTATTGCGTCCGGTTTCAAAGCAAGGCACTCGACCATCGGGCCAGGTTACTTTTTAAAACCTACCATTTATGA
- a CDS encoding ATP-binding protein: MIDEILKARPFIPRPIYTERIKPFIDKAIIKVISGQRRVGKSYILFQLIEDIKQADALSNIIYINKELNPYEHITDDDILYHFVKDHLKDGVKNYLFVDEIQEIAHFEKALRSLLAENCCDLFCSGSNANMLSGELATFLAGRYIEFTVHSLGYDEFLNFFQLDSSTENLNKYLTVGGMPFLKVIGLDDTSAFEYLRNVYSTILLKDVVAREGIRNITFLENLVEFLADNVGNLFSANNIAKYLKLQRTSVTTQAVLNYLKPLAAAFFVYKVPRYDIAGLRVFEVGEKYYFEDIGLRNSIRGFNRRKDINKVMENAVYLHLIRLGYKVYVGRFESTEVDFVAEKEGKFIYVQVAYMLTDESTVNREFGNLLKIEDNYRKYVVTMDEYSAGSNYNGIEQMHLKDFLLTKL; encoded by the coding sequence ATGATAGATGAAATATTAAAAGCCAGACCCTTTATTCCTCGTCCGATCTATACCGAACGGATAAAACCGTTTATTGATAAAGCAATTATAAAAGTGATCTCCGGACAGCGCAGAGTGGGGAAAAGTTATATCCTTTTTCAATTAATAGAGGATATTAAACAGGCAGATGCATTATCTAATATAATATATATCAATAAAGAGCTAAATCCATACGAACATATTACGGATGATGACATCCTGTATCATTTTGTAAAGGATCATTTGAAGGATGGCGTTAAAAACTATCTCTTTGTGGATGAGATACAAGAGATTGCACATTTTGAGAAAGCGTTGCGGAGTTTGCTTGCCGAAAATTGTTGTGATCTGTTTTGTAGCGGGAGCAATGCCAACATGCTTTCGGGGGAATTGGCCACTTTTTTAGCCGGAAGATATATTGAATTTACCGTTCATTCGTTGGGGTATGATGAGTTTTTGAATTTCTTCCAATTGGATAGTTCGACGGAAAATCTGAATAAATATCTTACGGTTGGCGGGATGCCGTTTTTGAAAGTGATAGGATTAGACGATACCTCCGCGTTTGAGTATTTGCGTAATGTGTACTCCACTATTTTGTTGAAAGATGTTGTGGCTCGTGAAGGAATCCGTAATATCACATTTTTGGAAAACTTGGTGGAGTTTCTTGCTGACAATGTTGGCAATCTGTTTTCGGCTAATAACATAGCAAAGTATTTGAAATTGCAACGTACTTCTGTTACCACACAAGCCGTGTTGAATTATTTGAAGCCGCTTGCTGCTGCATTTTTTGTTTATAAAGTGCCACGTTATGATATTGCAGGATTAAGAGTATTTGAAGTGGGAGAGAAATATTATTTTGAAGACATAGGCCTTCGAAATAGTATTCGTGGATTTAACAGAAGAAAAGATATCAATAAAGTGATGGAAAACGCTGTTTACCTTCACTTAATTCGTTTAGGATATAAAGTGTATGTAGGACGATTTGAATCAACGGAAGTCGATTTTGTGGCGGAAAAAGAAGGGAAATTCATTTATGTTCAGGTGGCATACATGCTTACTGATGAAAGCACGGTGAACCGGGAATTTGGAAATTTGTTAAAAATTGAGGATAACTATCGTAAATATGTGGTAACAATGGATGAATATAGTGCAGGAAGTAATTATAACGGCATTGAACAAATGCACTTAAAAGATTTTCTTTTGACCAAACTGTGA